A single Hippopotamus amphibius kiboko isolate mHipAmp2 chromosome 5, mHipAmp2.hap2, whole genome shotgun sequence DNA region contains:
- the LOC130854561 gene encoding LOW QUALITY PROTEIN: N6-adenosine-methyltransferase catalytic subunit-like (The sequence of the model RefSeq protein was modified relative to this genomic sequence to represent the inferred CDS: inserted 1 base in 1 codon; substituted 2 bases at 2 genomic stop codons) encodes MSDMWSSIQAHKKQLDSLRERLQRKRKQDSGHLQDLRNPEAALSPTFRSDSLVPTAPTSGGPKPSTASAVPELATDPELEKKLLHHLSDLALTLPTDAVSIRLAISTPDAPATQDGVESLLQKFAAQELIEVKRGLLQDDAHPTLVTYADHSKLSAMMGAVAEKKSPGEVAGTIIGQKRLAEQDLTTVAAFASSLASGLASSASEVAKEPTKKSRKHAASDVDLEIESLLNQQSTKEQQSKKVSQEILELLNTTTAKEQSIVEKLRSRGWAQVQEFCDYGTKEECMKASDADWPCHKLHFRRIINKHTDESLGDCSFLNTCFHMDTCKYVHYEIDACMDSEAPGSKDHTPSQELALTQSVGGDSNADRLFPPQWICCDIRYLDVSILGKFAVVMADPPWDIHMELPYRTLTDDEMRRLNIPVLQDDGFLFLWVTGRAMELGRECLNLWXYEQVDEIIWVKTNQLQRIIRTGCTGHWLNHGKEHCLAGVKGNPXGFNQGLDCDVIIAEVRSTSHKPDEIYGMIERLSSGTRKIELFGXPHNVQPNWITLGNQLDGIHLLDPDVVARFKQRYPDGIISKPKNL; translated from the exons ATGTCGGACATGTGGAGCTCTATCCAGGCCCACAAAAAGCAGCTGGATTCGCTGCGGGAGAGGCTGCAGCGGAAGCGGAAGCAGGACTCCGGGCACTTG CAAGATCTTCGGAATCCAGAGGCAGCACTGTCTCCAACCTTCCGTAGTGACAGCCTGGTGCCTACTGCACCCACTTCTGGTGGCCCTAAGCCCAGCACAGCTTCAGCAGTTCCTGAACTAGCTACAGACCCTGAATTAGAGAAGAAGTTGCTACACCACCTCTCTGATCTGGCGCTAACATTGCCCACTGATGCTGTGTCCATCCGTCTTGCCATCTCCACGCCAGATGCCCCTGCCACTCAAGATGGGGTGGAAAGCCTCCTACAGAAGTTTGCAGCTCAGGAGTTGATTGAAGTAAAGCGAGGTCTCCTACAAGATGATGCACATCCCACTCTTGTGACCTACGCTGATCATTCCAAGCTCTCTGCCATGATGGGTGCTGTGGCAGAAAAGAAGAGCCCTGGGGAGGTAGCAGGGACTATCATAGGGCAGAAGCGGCTTGCAGAACAGGACTTGACCACAGTAGCTGCCTTTGCTAGCTCTTTGGCCTCTGGTCTGGCCTCTTCAGCATCAGAAGTAGCCAAGGAGCCAAccaagaaatcaaggaaacatgctGCCTCAGATGTTGATCTGGAGATAGAGAGCCTTCTTAACCAACAATCTACTAAGGAACAACAGAGCAAGAAGGTTAGTCAGGAGATCCTAGAACTATTAAATACTACAACAGCCAAGGAACAATCCATTGTTGAAAAGCTTCGCTCACGAGGTTGGGCTCAAGTGCAAGAGTTCTGTGACTATGGAACCAAGGAGGAGTGCATGAAAGCCAGTGATGCTGACTGGCCCTGTCACAAGCTACACTTCAGACGGATCATCAATAAACACACTGATGAGTCATTAGGTGACTGCTCTTTCCTTAACACATGTTTCCACATGGATACCTGCAAATATGTTCACTATGAAATTGATGCTTGCATGGATTCTGAGGCTCCTGGAAGCAAAGACCATACACCAAGCCAGGAGCTTGCCCTTACACAGAGCGTTGGAGGTGACTCCAATGCAGATCGACTCTTTCCACCTCAGTGGATCTGTTGTGATATCCGCTACCTGGACGTCAGTATCTTGGGCAAGTTTGCAGTTGTGATGGCTGACCCACCCTGGGATATTCACATGGAGCTGCCCTATAGGACCCTGACAGATGATGAGATGCGCAGGCTCAACATACCAGTTCTGCAGGATGatggctttctctttctctgggtcACAGGCAGGGCCATGGAGTTGGGCAGAGAATGTCTGAACCTCT GTTATGAACAGGTAGATGAAATTATCTGGGTGAAGACAAATCAACTGCAGCGCATCATTCGGACAGGCTGTACAGGTCACTGGTTGAACCATGGGAAGGAACACTGCTTGGCTGGTGTCAAAGGAAATCCCTAAGGCTTCAACCAGGGTCTGGATTGTGACGTGATCATAGCTGAGGTTCGTTCCACTAGTCATAAGCCAGATGAAATCTATGGCATGATTGAAAGACTGTCCTCTGGCACTCGCAAGATTGAGTTATTTGGATGACCACACAATGTGCAACCCAACTGGATCACCCTTGGAAACCAACTGGATGGGATCCACCTACTAGACCCAGATGTGGTTGCCCGGTTCAAGCAGAGGTATCCAGATGGTATCATCTCTAAACCGAAGAATCTATAG